A genomic region of Arachis hypogaea cultivar Tifrunner chromosome 5, arahy.Tifrunner.gnm2.J5K5, whole genome shotgun sequence contains the following coding sequences:
- the LOC140184824 gene encoding uncharacterized protein, whose amino-acid sequence MVYRVLKEARVRLIGNERAQYSKLREYLVELLRSNPGSHTILDVTPIFQSPPLFSKLYICSEACKKGFKAGYRKLIGLDGCFLKGYFGGELLSAVDQDANNHFYVIAYAIMDSETKKKFQASMQKLKRINEEAWSYLAKFEPTCWTKVYFSHGPKCDNLTNNTCEVWNAKIVNYRSKPILTICEELRCYIMRRMIKYKQVLETHIGTQVAPAKQKRLDDIMKGVRYWHPVWVGDDERRIFEVQQGSTKVSVNLSQNKCLSCVHALAAIARRGDRPETYVHPLLKIGAALATYQHCIQPVNLEEYWKKTMYMNPIPPKLKRPVGRSMKRRRKEPFEIKASKTNGTKVKKIFKVTCSKCGETGHNYKTCKGPPATTRRPSNPNRRTTSRAGSSSGTLNQNAEESVNVNAHQVLSETANLGLMPNVVS is encoded by the exons ATGGTATACAGGGTTCTGAAAGAAGCTAGAGTGCGTTTGATTGGCAATGAGAGGGCACAATATAGTAAGTTGAGAGAATACCTGGTTGAGTTGTTGAGGAGTAATCCAGGGAGCCATACAATTTTGGATGTGACACCAATTTTCCAATCACCCCCACTATTTAGCAAGTTATACATTTGTTCAGAGGCATGTAAAAAGGGATTTAAAGCTGGGTATAGAAAACTAATCGGACTTGATGGATGTTTTTTGAAGGGTTACTTTGGAGGTGAATTGTTGTCGGCTGTGGATCAAGATGCAAACAATCACTTCTATGTGATTGCATATGCTATTATGGATAGCGAAACTAAAAAAA AATTTCAAGCAAGCATGCAGAAATTGaaaaggattaatgaagaagcatggagcTACCTTGCAAAATTCGAGCCGACATGTTGGACCAAGGTTTATTTCAGTCACGGGCCAAAATGTGACAACCTCACCAACAACACGTGCGAGGTTTGGAACGCAAAAATAGTGAATTATCGTTCTAAACCGATTCTAACGATTTGTGAGGAACTCCGGTGCTATATCATGAGGAGAATGATCAAATACAAGCAAGTGTTAGAGACACACATAGGCACTCAAGTGGCTCCTGCTAAACAAAAGAGGCTTGATGACATAATGAAAGGTGTGAGATATTGGCACCCAGTTTGGGTTGGTGACGATGAGAGgcgaatctttgaggtgcaacaAGGATCTACAAAGGTTTCTGTGAATCTGTCTCAGAATAAGT GTCTCTCGTGTGTTCATGCACTTGCTGCCATTGCTAGAAGAGGGGATAGACCTGAAACATATGTGCATCCACTGCTGAAGATTGGGGCAGCACTAGCTACATATCAACACTGCATTCAACCAGTTAATTTGGAGGaatattggaagaagacaatGTATATGAATCCGATTCCACCAAAGTTGAAGAGGCCAGTAGGCAGATCAATgaagagaaggagaaaagaaCCATTTGAGATTAAAGCTAGCAAAACTAATGGCACCAAAGTGAAGAAAATATTTAAGGTCACTTGTAGCAAGTGTGGAGAAACTGGCCACAACTACAAGACCTGCAAAGGCCCACCAGCAACAACTAGAAGACCATCCAATCCAAATAGGAGAACAACATCGAGAGCTGGTTCTAGTTCTGGAACCTTAAACCAAAACGCCGAAGAG AGTGTAAATGTTAATGCGCATCAGGTTCTGTCAGAAACAGCAAATTTGGGTTTAATGCCTAATGTGGTAAGTTAA